GAAGTTATTTCACACCTTAAAGCTGTAGCTATTCTAATCTCCCTAAGAAGCTCTTTTGCTAACTCTTCGCTTTGAATCTCGGCAGTTTTAAAAGCGATATTTTGTGGATAGCTTGAAGGAAATTCATCACTAAAAAGATGAAATCCACTCTTAGCTACTGGCATTTTATGAGTGCGAGAGGCTTCTTGCCAGTGGGCTAAAATACTAGCATTTGTTTTGTTAATATCTCCGCCTATGCCGTTTAATGGATCGCTAAACTCTCTTATATCTCTAACAAGACCACCCATTATAAAGCTAAGTTTAAGATGGTTTTTATAAATAGCTTTTAGTTTTCTTAAAACTGGCTCAGCCCCCCAGCACCATGTACAAATTGGATCGCTAAACTGAACTATCTCAAATTTTGCCCCAAATTCCTTCTTATACTCCACCATTATGCATCTATCTTGGATAAAATTTACGCCGTTTTTTAGTGCTTTTTCTTTGGCGTTTTCGTTTGTGATACCTAGCTGAAGCCACAGAGTTTTTATACCTTTTTCTATAACTTCATCTATTAAAACATCAGCAAATTCGCCCTTTCTAAACATAACTACGATGTCGATTTTATCTTTAATCTCGCTTAAATCTCTATAAACTTTTTCGCCTAAAATCTCATCAAATTTAGGATAAATCGGATAAATTTTATACCCTTTTTCTTGTAAAAATTTACTTACATAGTGGCTTGGCTTACTCTCATCAGGGCTAAGCCCAACAACGGCTATATTTTTTGCAGTTTTTAAAATTTCATTTATAGTCATCTTTTCTCCTTAAAAAACAACTTTTAGTCTATCGCCTACTATAACTTTGATATTTGCAAAATCATCAAAGTTAATATCAGCGTAGCCATTTAAAACAACTTCACAACTTTCAAATTCTTTTAGCTTTTCAACTACAGCTTCATCACTTTTAACGATTACTAAAATTTCATCACAGATAAAAAGTCTGTCTTTTATAATCTCTTTTAACTCTTTATCTAGGGTTTTGCCACATATCAAAAGTAAATTTCTAGCTATATCAAAAGGGGTTAAATTTGATAAATGAAGTTCTATTGTGCCATTTTCTAAGGTTAAATTTGGCTTATCTATCATCTTAAAAACGCTAACTTCAGCACTGCTTTTTAAATTTTTAATCGCCCTTTTAACTCGTTCAATTGTGATATCGCTAATTACAGGGCTTTTACTTTTTAACTCATCTTTACAAAAATCGTAAGCGGTTTTGCTCTTTTTTTCATCTATTTTTTCATCAAGCTGGACTAGGATAAATTTACGGTTACCATTATCAGCTAAGTTTTGTTCAATTACAGCATGTGCTGTCGTGCCACTTCCTGCAAAGAAGTCTAAAATAATGTCGTTATTTGAAGTTGACATTTCTATAAAATATTTTATTAGAGTTGTTGGTTTAGGATTATCAAAAGGACACTCGCCAAAAACTCTAGCTAGCTCCTTTTTGCCGTCTGTATTATCTACAATTAAAGACTTCACAACATCGCTTGAAACTGTATCTAAAAAGCGTTTAGACCTTGGAATTCTTTCGTGAGTATCATAAAACTCTATTAAATCATCAGCTATCATTTTATACATTTTTTCTTTTGTCCAAACCCAGCCACGATTTGGAATTTTGCAAGGTTTTTTTGTTACAGGGTGCAAAACTTCATAAGTGGCTGCTTTTCCTGTTGATAGCGGTGCTCCTAGATTATCAGCAGTATATACACGGAACTTACCATCTCTAAATTCAACATTAGAATAACCTTTTATTCCTTTTAAATGTTTATTATTTTTATAAAATTCCAAAATTTCATTTTGCGTTTTTTCTCTACTCCATTTTTCATCAGTGGCTTTTTTTAAGATAGTATTTACTTCATCAAAACCTGGTTTTTTAATCCTAAACATCTCGCTTACGCTTTCAACTTCTGAAATATTTTTTGCATAACATAAAATATATTCGTGATTTGTGCTTGTAGTTTTGCTTAAATTTTTAGTGGAGTTTTTTACCCAGATAAAATTTTCTACAAAATTGTCCTCTCCAAAAATTTCATCACAAAGCAGTTTTAAATTTGCCATTTCGTTATCATCTATTGAGATAAATATCACACCATCATCTCTTAAAAGATCTCTTGCAAGTTTAAGTCGTGGATAGATAAAGCTTAACCAACCGCTATGGCTTCTTGAGCCTTGTATGTTTTTTATGAAATTTAAACTCTCACTTTCAACTTCATTTCCATCATCATCAACTTCTATTAGATCAAGATCTTTTAAAATATCTTTATAATCTTTTCTAAAATCATCAGGATAGATAAAATTTTCATTTTTAGTGTTATAAGGTGGATCAATGTAGATCATTTTTATCTTTGAGTCATAAGCACTTTTAAGAATCTTTAAAGCATCTAAGTTATCACCGATAATGATTTGATTTTGTGCATTAGTTTTGCCACTTTCTAAGATTAGATCTTTATTTGATTGTACTTGATAAAGAGCGTGAGACAGGGCTTTACCAGTCCAGTTTAGCTCATATCCACTTACGCTTTTATCAAGTCCTAAAATAGCTAATACCCCACTTATTGAAAATTCTCCATCTTTAAAAGTAGATGGAAAATTCTCTTTTAGAAAATTTGTTAATCTCTCTTTATCACTTTGGCTATCTTGTAAAATTTCAACATTTAGTTTTAAGGCGTCGTTTTTTGTGATCATTTTAAATCTCCTAAAATATCAATTAAGCTTTGTTTGTTAATCCTAGTTTCAAACCTTATATCAGCGTTTACACCCTTAGTTTTGATATATTTATCAAGGGCTTTGAAAAATACTTTTGCGTAGTCTATTTTTTGGCGTTCATCTTTTGAGACCTTATCATAAAAATCATATCCTTTTGTTTCACAGATAAAAAATATCTTTTTGCCACTATCATTTTCTATCAAATAAGCAAAGTCAGGCTCATACTCTTTATATGGAGTTGGAATGCTAAATTTTGGTAGTTTTGCAAAGACTTTTATGAAGTTTTTATTAAATTTAACAACTTCTTTTTCGATAACATCTTTTTCAATCTCACTATCATAAATAACCTTATCATATAAATAGTGATCCTTTGGTCTATTTGGGCTTTTAAATTTACCTAACTTGCTTGTTGAAATTCTATCTTTTGGGCTCTCATCGGCGTTATAAAGGTATGAAAATGGTGTTTGAGTTGTGATGCAGGTTTGATTAAAATCATAGCTTATTTTTTTAATTATACCTTTATGAACGCTATCTTTTATGATAGCATCAAGGCTTTTTAGGGCAGTTTTTGTGTCGTTTTTAAAGTTTATTTTATTTGAAATTTGGTTATAAATTTTCATAATGAAATTAAATGGATATGCGTTGTTTATAGAAAAATCCATTAAATTTTTTAAAATATAAAAATCGCCTAGTTCGTAACTTTGTGCTAAAATTTCCTCTTTTTCTATGCTATTTGTCTGAGATATAAAGGTCTCTTTTGTGATTTTTACTGTTTTTGGCTCTATTTTAAGCTCATCAAATTTAGTAGCAACTTCATTTATAAGAAGATCATCGTCAATGCCATTATATCTAATCACAGCTTTAGTATTTATGCTTTTCCAAAGCTCTTTAAACTCTTTAGCTAAATCTTTTTTAATATTAGTAAAATCTGACTTTTTATTTTTATCTATGATTTGTGCTGCACTATTTTGACTAGGAGTTATGAAATTTATAAACTCATCAAAGCTATCTTTTAGTAAATCTTTTACATACTCATCATCTTTACAAATTTCAAAAATTGGAGTTATGATTTTATAGTTATCATTTGCTTCATCAAATTCAACCGCATTTAGTTCTTCTTCTAAATATGAAAAAAGCTTTATTTTTTGCCTACTATTTAGCATAGTTAAGTGATCTAAATTTAGATTTTCTTCATTAAAGCTAAAACTTGCTTCATCTATTTCGTTTTGTAAATCAGCTATAAATCTACCTTCAACTGAATTTATCACAACATCAAGGGCGTTTATATCATAAAAGTTATGTGTGGCTAAATTTTGAGTGATCCTTTTGCCGCTTTGATTGACTGCTAGTCTTAAACCACGACCAACTTGTTGGCGTTTTGATGTATCAGATGATGAGCTTGCTAGTTTTGTTAGAGTAAAGACATTTGGATTATCCCAGCCCTCTTGTAAAGCCCAAACGCTAAAGATAAATCTAAGTGGAGTTTTAAAACTAAGAAGTTTTTCTTTTTCTTCTAAGATAAGCCTTATATCGTTTGCTTCTTTATCTTCTACATTTCCGCTTGATTTGCTATCGCCACTAAAATAGCCATTTAAGACCTGTAAATTTCCATTTTTATCAAAGTCATTTTCTAAATATTTGCGGTAAGCTTGGTTTAAATTTGGATTTTTTAAAACTTCTTTTCTTTTTTCTTTATAAAGTTTAGTAAATTCATCTTTTATAAATGGTTTTTCGCCCCTAAAATTGCTAATATTTGGTATAAAAAATAGACTTAAAGCTTTAATATCTTGCATAAAAAGTCTCTCTTCTTTTTCAAAATGAAGATCAATTGCTTTTTCTAAAAGGATTGAAATTTGCTCTTTACTTAGTATGTAGGAGTTTGATTTTTCTAAAATTTCACCACTGCTTAGGTAGAGTTTGTTTGATTTGATAGAATTTATCTCCACACCTTTTAGGCTCTCATCATTTAGCTTTAAGCCCAAATCATCGCCAATTTTGAGATCTACTTGCTTTGGAATTGAGTCTAAAAATATCTCAAAAGTTGCACTTTTTCTTTTTTGGTTTAGATCTTTTAGAAGTGGTTTAAAATTCTCATCAATTATAGTATGAACTGAAATTTGCTTTACTAAGTAGTTTTTAAAAGCACTTATGCTATCAAGAGCAAAAATCAAATTTGATAACTTATCATCGCCATCTGGAAAAGTAGCACC
The sequence above is a segment of the Campylobacter corcagiensis genome. Coding sequences within it:
- a CDS encoding site-specific DNA-methyltransferase, whose translation is MITKNDALKLNVEILQDSQSDKERLTNFLKENFPSTFKDGEFSISGVLAILGLDKSVSGYELNWTGKALSHALYQVQSNKDLILESGKTNAQNQIIIGDNLDALKILKSAYDSKIKMIYIDPPYNTKNENFIYPDDFRKDYKDILKDLDLIEVDDDGNEVESESLNFIKNIQGSRSHSGWLSFIYPRLKLARDLLRDDGVIFISIDDNEMANLKLLCDEIFGEDNFVENFIWVKNSTKNLSKTTSTNHEYILCYAKNISEVESVSEMFRIKKPGFDEVNTILKKATDEKWSREKTQNEILEFYKNNKHLKGIKGYSNVEFRDGKFRVYTADNLGAPLSTGKAATYEVLHPVTKKPCKIPNRGWVWTKEKMYKMIADDLIEFYDTHERIPRSKRFLDTVSSDVVKSLIVDNTDGKKELARVFGECPFDNPKPTTLIKYFIEMSTSNNDIILDFFAGSGTTAHAVIEQNLADNGNRKFILVQLDEKIDEKKSKTAYDFCKDELKSKSPVISDITIERVKRAIKNLKSSAEVSVFKMIDKPNLTLENGTIELHLSNLTPFDIARNLLLICGKTLDKELKEIIKDRLFICDEILVIVKSDEAVVEKLKEFESCEVVLNGYADINFDDFANIKVIVGDRLKVVF
- a CDS encoding DEAD/DEAH box helicase family protein; protein product: MIFEKQEHQTKCIENIIEILNDFDFSTHSNLKDCLKEFYSKNKALNLGISGNKNLDILMETGTGKTFTYINAIYEIHKIYNQNKFIIFVPRKAILESVKQNLKLTKDYFYSIYKTHLKIYEYKDEKSISNIINHYINDTKELSVLLLTSSAINKKDNHLNRPKESLFFKGSVLDAISKIKPISFIDEPHLLKGEKFKEYFSKIDSLYLRFGATFPDGDDKLSNLIFALDSISAFKNYLVKQISVHTIIDENFKPLLKDLNQKRKSATFEIFLDSIPKQVDLKIGDDLGLKLNDESLKGVEINSIKSNKLYLSSGEILEKSNSYILSKEQISILLEKAIDLHFEKEERLFMQDIKALSLFFIPNISNFRGEKPFIKDEFTKLYKEKRKEVLKNPNLNQAYRKYLENDFDKNGNLQVLNGYFSGDSKSSGNVEDKEANDIRLILEEKEKLLSFKTPLRFIFSVWALQEGWDNPNVFTLTKLASSSSDTSKRQQVGRGLRLAVNQSGKRITQNLATHNFYDINALDVVINSVEGRFIADLQNEIDEASFSFNEENLNLDHLTMLNSRQKIKLFSYLEEELNAVEFDEANDNYKIITPIFEICKDDEYVKDLLKDSFDEFINFITPSQNSAAQIIDKNKKSDFTNIKKDLAKEFKELWKSINTKAVIRYNGIDDDLLINEVATKFDELKIEPKTVKITKETFISQTNSIEKEEILAQSYELGDFYILKNLMDFSINNAYPFNFIMKIYNQISNKINFKNDTKTALKSLDAIIKDSVHKGIIKKISYDFNQTCITTQTPFSYLYNADESPKDRISTSKLGKFKSPNRPKDHYLYDKVIYDSEIEKDVIEKEVVKFNKNFIKVFAKLPKFSIPTPYKEYEPDFAYLIENDSGKKIFFICETKGYDFYDKVSKDERQKIDYAKVFFKALDKYIKTKGVNADIRFETRINKQSLIDILGDLK